The Kineothrix sp. IPX-CK genomic interval ATTGCACCCTTTGTTTTGGTGTTTCTTACATTTAATATCTACCCTGTAGCCCGTACTCTGTATTTGAGTTTTACGGATTACAGCGGCTTCAACGTTCCTACTTGGGTAGGACTTACCAACTACATAAGGGTATTTAAGGACAAATTACTGTGGGAAGCGTTTGGAAATACGGTAAATATATGGAGCATCAATATTTTTTTACAGCTTGGCATAGCGTTTCTGCTGACAATAGTATTCAGCGACATGAAGTACCGGACGAGGGGACTGAGCATTTTCAGAGCTTTGTTTTATCTTCCGAACCTGATTGCAGCCACCTCTGTGGCTTATTTGTTCAAAACGATGTTAGACTGGAAATTCGGTTCTTTCAACCAGATTTTGAGAGGCCTTGGAATCATAAGTGAGAGTGTGGACTGGATGGGAACTCCTCCTCTGCTGCGAACGTCGGTGGGAGTCATCGGCGCGTGGATGTGGTTCGGTAATTCTTTCATCATGCTTATGGCAGGCGTTCAGGGAATTAACAGAGATTATTATGAGGCCGCAGCTATCGACGGTGCAGGAAGGTGGAAGGTTTTCGGGAAAATCACACTTCCTCTTTTAAAACCGATTATGCTTTATGTAGCGATTACCTCCTTGATCGGAGGTCTGCAGCTATTCGACATTCCTTATCTGATGACTTTAGGCCAGCAGAAGCAGGTGCGTGCAGTAAATACAGCAGTTATGCACTTGTATACAATGGCGTTTAAGAACAGACAGATCGGATATGCAGGCGCTATAGCGTTTATCCTTTTCTTCATTATTTGTATATGCTCCATCTTGGTATACCTGATGATGTACTCAAAAAAAAGGAAGGAGGAGGATTAAATGACAAAGAAAGTGAATCAAACGATTATTTACCTGCTGCTCCTTTTGCTTTCGACGATATGCCTTCTGCCTTTTATCATGATGTTAGTAAACTCTACCAGAGAGGGCACGGATATCATGAAGAGCTTTACTCTGATCCCCAGCGATTATCTGATGAAGAACTGGGCGGTAGTCAAGGCTAATCTGAATATTCCAAGAGGCTTTGCCAACAGTATCTTCATCTCGGTACTCAGCACGGTGTTAGCGGCTTACTTTTCATCGCTTACCGCTTTCGGCTTTGCTTTCTACCGTTTTAAGGGAAGAAAAGTGATTTTTACCATTATCATTGTTTCCATGATGATTCCGGCACAGCTTGGACTTTTAGGATTTTATGATTTATCAACGAAGCTCGGACTGATTGACAGCTTTATTCCGCTTATCGTTCCGTCCGTCGCGTCTCCGGCAACGGTGTTTTTTCTCAGACAGTATTTGCTTTCGGTCATGCCCAAGTCGCTGTTGGAGGCTCCGAGGATCGACGGGGCAAACGAGTTCTATATTTTTCATAAAATAGGACTTCCGATTATGTCACCGGGCATTGCCACCATGGCAATCGGTATCTTCATCGGCTCGTGGAACAGCTACCTGCTTCCGCTCGTTATACTGAATTCACAGAGGAAGTTTACTCTGCCCGTTATGATTGCTTCACTCAATTCGGTGAGGGATATCGCCACCAATATCGGCGCCACATATGTAGCAGTTGCAATTTCGGTTGTTCCGATTATCATTGTATTCTGCTTCTGCTCGAAATACATTATCAGCAGCATTTCATCGGGAAGTGTAAAGGAATAATATATTAGCCTCCTTGTTTCTTTATGGACAATTTGATATATTGGACATAAAGAAACAGGAGGCTTATTTGGCTAAGTGGAGAGCAGAATGACAGAAGATATAAAAAAGGATTCTGATAGAAAATGGACAGGAATTTTGGCAGCAGCCTTGCTTTTGGCATTGGGACTATGGGGATGCGGTGAGGCGGAGAACGCAGGAAAAGGCTCTTCTTCAAATATGACGGAAGTGTCAGAAACGGAAGATAAAGAAATCATTACCTTGGACTGGTACATCAATTTCTCCTGGTTCACCACCCCGTGGGGCGGCAACGCCGTTTCGAAGAAGATTACGGAGGACACCGGAGTAAACATCGATTTCATCACGCCCAAGGGGAATGAGTCGGAGAAGCTCAATGCGCTCATTTCCTCTGATACGCTGCCGGACATCATTACGCTTGGCTGGTGGGAACCGCAGATTGATGAGATGATTAACCGGGATATGGTATATGCCCTGAACGAGCTGGCGGATGATTACGATCCATATTTCTGGCAGGTGACGAACGATAAGGTGTGTGAATGGTATACGAGGGGGGACGGCAATATCTATTGCTATCCCAACTCCAGCTATCTGGCGGAAGATTACGAGACTTACGGCAATATCGGCTCTAACCAGACGTTTTTGGTGCGCAAGGATATATACGAGGCCATCGGAAGCCCTGACATGACTACGCCGGAGGGCTTTATGGAGGCGGTGCGAAAGGCGGCAGAGATGTTTCCTGCGGTAGACGGGCAGCCGTTAATTCCCATTGGCGCTCATGCTTTTACCGCCAAGGGCTGCGATTCTTTCGACCAGTTTTTGCAGAACTTCCTTGCGGTTCCCTATGAACAGGACGGAAAATATTATGACAGATTTACGGATGCGGAATACATCAGATGGATGAAAGCATTCAGACAGCTTGGAGAAGAGGGGTATCTGAAGGAGGATATTTTCATCGACCAGAGAACTCAGATGGAGGAGAAGATAAAGCAAGGGAGATATTTCTGCATGATTTACCAGCGGACGGATCTGGATGCCCAGCAGAAGGTGCTTTATAAAAATAATCCTGAGAGCATTTATATCGCGGTGGACGGTCCGAAGAATTCTGCGGGAGATGATTATATGCTTCCTGGTCCGGGAATCACCGGCTGGACGGTAACCTTCATTTCCAAGAACTGTGAATATCCGGACCGGGCGATTGCACTTTTTAGCTACTTCATCAGTGAGGAAGGGCAGAAAGCAACTTACCTGGGCGTAGAAGGGGTAACCTATGACGTGGTGGAGGGTGAGCCTGTACCGCGAGAGGATGTAATGGATCTCCTCAACACGGACAGGAAGGAATACGACAGACTGTACGGCGGAGACGACGCCTACTGGATGTTCCAGAATAATGTGATGCAGCTTCAATGGAAGCCGCCGCTTTCGGAGCCTCTCGGCCAGATGGAGGAGTGGACCTACCCGTACACTCATTATTTGGAGCAGTATACGATAGACCTGGAGACGGACTCTAAGGTGGGCTATGCG includes:
- a CDS encoding sugar ABC transporter permease, whose product is MEKKAGGKVKAADKTKKIKGLHNRDNMGYAFIAPFVLVFLTFNIYPVARTLYLSFTDYSGFNVPTWVGLTNYIRVFKDKLLWEAFGNTVNIWSINIFLQLGIAFLLTIVFSDMKYRTRGLSIFRALFYLPNLIAATSVAYLFKTMLDWKFGSFNQILRGLGIISESVDWMGTPPLLRTSVGVIGAWMWFGNSFIMLMAGVQGINRDYYEAAAIDGAGRWKVFGKITLPLLKPIMLYVAITSLIGGLQLFDIPYLMTLGQQKQVRAVNTAVMHLYTMAFKNRQIGYAGAIAFILFFIICICSILVYLMMYSKKRKEED
- a CDS encoding carbohydrate ABC transporter permease → MTKKVNQTIIYLLLLLLSTICLLPFIMMLVNSTREGTDIMKSFTLIPSDYLMKNWAVVKANLNIPRGFANSIFISVLSTVLAAYFSSLTAFGFAFYRFKGRKVIFTIIIVSMMIPAQLGLLGFYDLSTKLGLIDSFIPLIVPSVASPATVFFLRQYLLSVMPKSLLEAPRIDGANEFYIFHKIGLPIMSPGIATMAIGIFIGSWNSYLLPLVILNSQRKFTLPVMIASLNSVRDIATNIGATYVAVAISVVPIIIVFCFCSKYIISSISSGSVKE
- a CDS encoding extracellular solute-binding protein, with translation MTEDIKKDSDRKWTGILAAALLLALGLWGCGEAENAGKGSSSNMTEVSETEDKEIITLDWYINFSWFTTPWGGNAVSKKITEDTGVNIDFITPKGNESEKLNALISSDTLPDIITLGWWEPQIDEMINRDMVYALNELADDYDPYFWQVTNDKVCEWYTRGDGNIYCYPNSSYLAEDYETYGNIGSNQTFLVRKDIYEAIGSPDMTTPEGFMEAVRKAAEMFPAVDGQPLIPIGAHAFTAKGCDSFDQFLQNFLAVPYEQDGKYYDRFTDAEYIRWMKAFRQLGEEGYLKEDIFIDQRTQMEEKIKQGRYFCMIYQRTDLDAQQKVLYKNNPESIYIAVDGPKNSAGDDYMLPGPGITGWTVTFISKNCEYPDRAIALFSYFISEEGQKATYLGVEGVTYDVVEGEPVPREDVMDLLNTDRKEYDRLYGGDDAYWMFQNNVMQLQWKPPLSEPLGQMEEWTYPYTHYLEQYTIDLETDSKVGYADMKIQDLWGRYLPKLLLSSSEEEFDSILEEFVLKRQELGFAAVMEEKTKRMIEAKEKLGIH